The nucleotide sequence GGCTGGACACCGTGCTCACGCCCTTCCTTATCAGCCAACTCGTGGATAAGTCGCGCATTGCCCTCAGCGCGATCGAGCAAGCCGACCTCCAGGCCCGTCACCCGATCCTCGCCCAAGTCCTGGCCGACATCGACCGCCTCGAAACCTTCGCCGGCGGCACCGTCGCCACGGCCGAATCTCAAATCTCAAATTCGAAATCTGAAATCGCCGAGCTGGAGGCCGACGGCGTCGCCGCCCTCCAGCTCGCCGACGCCCAGGCCCTGCTCGGCACCGCCAAGATCGCCCTTACCCAGCTCACGCCCGAGTTCTTCGCCCAACTGCGCCAAACCGTCTTTCAAACCCTGCAGGAGGTGTCGGCGTGATCCTGCACGCTATCGAGCTGCACCACGTCGGCCGCTTCCGCGAGTCGGTCCGCCTCGGCCCCTTCGCGCCGGGTCTCAACGTGCTCTCGGCCCCCAACGAGTCCGGCAAATCCACCTCGCTCCACGCCGCCGCCCGCGCCCTGTTCGATCGCCACACCACCAAGGGCGAGGAACTCAAATCCCTGCAACCCGTCGGCACCGACCTCGCGCCACGCATCGCCGTCGAGTTCGAGACCGCCGCCGGTCGTTTCCGTATCGAGAAGACTTTTCTGCAAAAGCCCACCAGCGAGCTGCGCGCGTGGCAGTCCGCGTCGTGGCAACTCATCGCCGAGTCCGACCAGGCCGACCAACGCGTGCAGGCGCTCCTGCACTCGTCCCTACCCGGACGCGGTGCCACCAAATCCGAGCACTGGGGCTTTCTCGGCTTCCTCTGGGCCCGCCAAGGCGAACCCGCCGTCTGGCCTGGGTTCAACGACGAAGGGGTGGGGCAGAACATCCGTGCGCAACTCGTGCAACTGGAGCTCGATCCCGTCATCGAACGCCTGCGCGAGCGCCTCGCCGCGACGTTCGGCTCGATCCTGACCGCCACCGGCCAGCCCCGCACCGGCGGCCCACTCCGCACCGCCGAGGATGACCTCACGCGCCTCGACGAGGAACTCACGCAACTTCACGCCACCCGCACGAAATTGGAGGACGCCTTGGTGCGTTACCAACAGGCCGCCTCCGGCGTGACCCAGTTGGCCAAGGAACACGCCGAACGCACCGCCGCCGCCGCGACCCTGCACGAGTCGGCGCAAGCCGCCGAGCGCCTGAGCGCCGAGCTCAAAACCCATCAACACGCCCTGCTCACCGCGCAGGAGAAACTCGACACCGTCGCGGCCGACGCCACCAAACTCGCCCACCTGCGCCAACTCACCGCCGAGGCCCAAACCGCGATCACCGCCGCCGAGCACACCGCCGCCACCGCCACGCAGAAACGCACCGACCTGCGCGCCCGCCTCGACGCCATGCAGACCGAACGCCCCCAGCGCGAATCCGCCCTGCAGACGCGCCGGGTCGAGTTGCAGCGCGCCCAAGGTCTCCTGCGCTTGCGCCAACACACCGAAACCGCCGCCGCGTTGGCGCGACAGATCGCGAAAGTCGAGGCCACCGCCGCCGAGCTCGCCGAGCTAAAAGCCCGCCAGGCCAAGCTGCCCGACCTCACGCCCGCCCAGCTGCGCAAACTGGAAGACCTCGCCGAGCAAACCCGCACCCTGACCGCCCAGCTCCAAGCGCTCGGACTCACCGTCGAACTCACACCCGACCGCGACGCCTTGGTTGCAGCGGACGGGAAATCCCAAAACCCAGATCCCAAATCCCAAACGGAGATTCCAGCCGGCCAGACCACCACCTTGCGCAGTCCGCAAACCCTCGACCTGCACCTCGCCGATTGGGGCCGCATCGTGATTCGGTCCGGCGCTCAGGAAACGCAGAATGTCGCCAAGGAACTCGACACCGCGCACACCGCCCTGCGCAACGCTTTGGAAAAGGCCGAAGTCCCGACTCTCGACGCCGCGCGCGAAGCCGTGACCGAGCGCCGGGAGCTGGACACCCAACTCAAAACCCTCGGCGCCACGCTCGCCTCCCAACTCGGCGAACACGACACCCTCGCGGACCTGCAAGACACCGCCGCCAGCGCCGCGCGCCGAGCCGACGCCCAAGCCGCGACCCTCCCGCCCACCGCCGCCGACCACGCCCTCAGTCAAGCCGACCTCGAAGCGACCGAAGCCCGCCTCAGCGCCGCCCTGCCTGCGGAGGAAAAGGCCCTCACGGCGTTCGACCGCGAGATGGAGCGCATCCGCACCGAAGAACGCACCGCGACGCAGACCGAGCAGACTGCCGACAAACAACTCACGGAACAGCGAGGCAGCCTGCGCACGCACGAAGCGCAAACCGCCGACCTCATGGGCCGCTACGCCGACGGACTCGACGCCGCTAAAACTGCAGCGCAGATCGCCTTCACCCAAGCGGAAGCCCGCGTCGCCGCCGCCAAAGCCCAACTCCCGCCCGACTACGACAAATTGCCCGAGCGCAACAAACGCGCCGCCGTCTCCCTGCAGCAGATTGCTAACGAACTCCAAGCCCGCCGCACCGAACGCGATCAAGCCAAAGGCACGCTCGAAACCCTCGGCGGCCAAGGCCTGTATTCGCGGGAAACGGAACTCGAAGAAAAGAAAGTCGAAGCGACCCTGCGGCGCGACGCCGCGCGCGCCCAAGGTTGGACGACCCGCATCGCGCACGACCTCATCGAGCACCGCAAACAAGCCGCGACCAAGGCCGTGCTCACGCCCCTCGAGCAACGCCTCACGGCGGCCTTTGCGGAACTCTCCGGTGACCCCACGCGCCAAGTATTCCTGAACGAACAACTGCAGATCGCCGGCATCGGCCGCACCCGCGAAGCCACCCACGCCTTCGACCAACTCTCGCAAGGCGCCAAGGAACAACTCCTCCTCTGCCTGCGTCTGGCCGTGGCGCAGGAACTAGCGACGGACGAACCCCAAGTCCTCATCCTCGACGACGTCCTGGTCAACACCGACCCCGTCCGCCAAGAGAGAATCTTAGATGTCCTCGGAGCCCAAGCCACCCACCTCCAAATCCTCATCCTCACCTGCCACCCCGACCGCTACCGCGGAGTAGGGCAAGCGGTAAACTTCACGATATAAAGCGCCGACGAATATCCCTTTTCATTTTATGAGAATCTCTAAAATCACTGTCGAAAACTTCCGTTCGATCCGTCGAGTTGAAATTGATGCTTCGGCGTTCAATGTGCTCGTTGGGCGAAACAACCACGGAAAGACGAACTTATTTGATGCCATTCAATGGTTTTACACCGGATCAGGCGATCTTGCGGAACTGAAAAATTCAGCGGCTAGAGAGGATGACGAAATTTCAGTCGAGTTGGAATTCTCAGGGGTTCAAGAAGGTCTCGGCCAGATCACCCATGCGGACAATCAAACGAAGCTCCGCAATGTTCTTGGTGAAAGCGATACCATGCGGGTGAAACGTATGGGCTCTAAGCCAAAGGAGCGTCTTATTTACAATCCGACAAAAGACGAATGGAAGAAGCAGCCGTGTGGAACTGATGGGCCTTTTAACAACTGCATCCCTCGTTTCGAGTTCGTTGAAGCGACCAAAAATCTTAGAGATGTTGGGAATTACAAGTCGACGACCCCGATCGGCAAGATGCTTGGCGGAGTTCTCGCTGAGATACTGGAAGCTGAGGAGGAATACGTGAAATTCCGCGAACAGTTTGAGAAACTTTTTTCGTCAGAGACTTCGAGCATCAAGCAGAAGCTCAAGGACGTCAGCGGGCAAGTTTGTGAGCATCTCAAAAAGCAGTTCCCCGATTGCGCTGACGTTGAGTTCCTGGTTCAGGAGCCTGCCTTTGATGAATTGCTCAAAAACTTTCGCACGGAAGTCGATGATGGGGTCACCACCACCGCAGAGGAAAAGGGAGACGGGATGCAACGAGCGCTAATGCTCGCGATCATTAAAACCTACGCTGATCAACGGCGGGATGATGCACTCGGGCGTTCGTTCATATTCTTCATCGATGAGGCAGAGCTTCATCTCCACCCGACGGCGCAAAGGCAGCTCAAGCAAGCCTTGTTGGAACTGGCCGACGGACACGATCAAGTATTCATCAACACGCATTCCTCCGTGCTGTTGACTGACAACTATGGCCAGCAATCCCTGTTTCGCGTTGCCAAGGAAGCGCAGGGTGAGACGCAAATCGGGAAAATCGATTCTTCACCGAAAAAACACGAAGTCATTTTCGAGCTGTTGGGGGGCTCTCCAGCCGACATCTTACTCCCGGCAAATTTCCTGATCGTTGAAGGGCCAAGTGAAGTTGAGTTTTTTAAGCACGTTATTTCCCGCCATTACTCGCATCAGGTTGAGATCCACGTTCTCGCCGCCAACGGAGACGATGAGCGTCAACGCCAGCAGGTAACAGCCGTTGAGGACTTGCTGGCAACCATCGACCGCCGCCCCATCTACCGAGAAAAACTGACAATCCTCTTCGACAAACCGGATACTGGGAAAGAACAGCGATTTGAGGACTTCAAGAACGGTCGTCTTCATGCCAACGCGAATGATCAACTATTCGTTTTGCCGGTGCATGGTCTGGAGGACTACTATCCAGCAGCACTCCGGGCCGCGACGCAGTTGGCACACAAAGTGAAACTCGCCGAATACATGGGGCGCAACATCACCAAAGAAAATTTTGAAAACCACATGCCGATCATGTTCAGGGCTTTGGAGCATTGCTGGGCAAATGCTTATTAGAATTAGCTAACCATTTTCTCCACAGATGAAGCCGAGGACTTAAAAGGGGGAAAATAAAGGGACAAGGAAAATAAAGGGACAGGCTAATAAAGACTCGTAATTGGAGAAGGACGGTGCTCTGCTTTCCCCCGATATGAGGACGGCACGGATCAAGGTGGATGCGGGGGAGGGCGTGGCGGTTTATCATGTGATGACTCGCACCGTGAATGGGGAGCATTTGCTCGACGACGTGGCCAAGGAGGTTTTGCGGAAACAACTGTGGCAGGTTGCCGATTTTTGCGGGGTGCAGGTGTGCACTTTTGCTCTTATGTCCAACCACTTCCATGTGTTGCTACGAGTGCCGCAGAAGTCGGAAGTTACCGATGCAGAACTGCTTCGGCGATATGCTGTGCTTTATCCGAAGCCGACCAAGTATCAGACGGCGCAGTTGGATGTGATTCGAGGGCAATTGGTCAAGGATGGGCCAGAGGCGGTGACGTGGCGGTCGAGGCAGGTCGCCTTGATGGGGGATGTTTCCCAGTTCATGAAGCTGCTCAAGCAGCGGTTCTCCGTATGGTTCAATCGTTCCCATGGGCGCTATGGCACGTTGTGGGCGGAGCGTTTCAAAAGCGTGTTGGTAGAGGGCAAAAGCGGGGTGATGCGGACCATGGCGGCCTACATTGATTTGAACCCGGTGCGCGCCGGATTGGTCGAGGATCCAAAGGACTACCGGTTCTGCGGTTACGCAGAAGCGGTGGCGGGTAACGCCACGGCTCGACGGGGGCTGGATTTGTTGTTCGAGGGTGGCACCGCTGACAATTGGCGGTCCACGCAGAGCGCTTATCGGCAGATCCTGTTTGGCACGGCCGCGGGGCCGCGGGAACATGGACATCATATTGATTCCGAGGCGTTTGAACGGGTGGTGGCACAAAAAGGCCAACTACCGCTGCAGGCGGTTCTGCGGTGCCGTGTTCGTCACTTCACGGACGGAGCGGTGCTGGGGTCCAAGGCGTTTGTCGCCGAACAGCTGAATCACTATCGGCGGGCGACCGGTCGGCGCGAACGCACCGCGCCGCGTGATGTCCCGCGGGTGACCGACTGGGGCGACTTGTGCACGTTGCGCGGGTTGCGTAAGCATCCCTTTGGTTAGCGAAGCTCCAAAGGCCGCGGGCAAATTGGGCCGACCATAAAAACGGAATGTGATTTGAATTCCGCCCGATGTGGCGGCGGGGCGCTTTCGGCGAAAGCTCCGATTGTGGCGGGAAGGCGCGAGCGAGTTCGCGGCTTACGGGGTGGTGTGCGGGAGCGTTGGGTGGAGGAGGTCGTTGGCAGTGGATCGGTGACGGGCGGTTGTCGTCGACGAACGATGTGTCCACCCGGTGGTGTCGTGGTGAGGGTTGCCTGAGACGGGCCCGAGCGACTTAACTGCGATGGTCATGAGTAAAAACCTCGTCGTTTGTTGTGATGGGACGAACAACCAGTTTGGGTCGTGCAATACGAACGTGGTGCGGTTGGTGCAGGTGTTGGATCGCGATCCGGCGCGGCAACTGGTCTATTACGATCCGGGGCTGGGCACGTTGCCGGAGCCGGGTTTTTGGACGCCGGTTGGCAAGTGGTTTTCCAAAGTGATCGGCCTGGCGTTCGGCGTGGGTCTGGAGGGAAAGGTGGCACGGGCTTACATGTTTCTGATGCGGCACTATGTGCCGGGAGATCAAATTTACCTCTATGGGTTCAGTCGCGGGGCCTACACCGTGCGGGTGCTGGCGGGGGTGTTGCATCAGTTCGGGTTGTTGCCGTCGGGGAACGAGAATCTGGTGCCTTACGTGATGCGCTACACGAGCGCGGTGAAGGGGCTGGACGGGAAGTCGGCGGCGAAGCGTAGTTCGTATTGGAAGGTCGCCCGGGAATTTCGGCGAAGCTTTGCCCGCACTATCACCCAGGGGCAGCGGGAGTCGCGCACGGTGAAGGTGCGGTTCATGGGTTTGTGGGATACGGTGTCATCGGTGGGGTGGGTGTGGGAGCCGTCGCGGTTTCCGCACACAACGAAAAATCCGGGCGTTGAGATCGTGCGTCACGCGGTGGCGTTGGATGAGAGGCGTGCGTTTTATCGGCAAAATCGGTGGACGGATCAGCCCAAGCCCGGACAGGACGTGGCGGAGTGGTGGTTTCCGGGGGCGCACAGCGATGTGGGCGGCGGGCACCCGGAAGGCGAGGGCGGGTTGTGGAGGGCACCGTGGTTGTGGGTGCTGTGGGAGTCGCGGCGAGCGGGGCTGCGGGTGCGAACCAAGGCGGTGCGGCAAACGCTCAAGCGCACGCCGATTCCGCAGCCGGGTTGGGCCAACCGTCCGCACGATTCGCTGACCTGGCGTTGGTGGTGGGCGGAGGTGTTTCCCAAGTTGCGGTGGCACGCCACGTCGCGTCGCAATCTCCCGCATGTGAATCTCGGCCGGTGTCGACATCTCGCCGCCGGCACGTTGTTGCACGCGTCGGTGCTGCGGCGTCTACGGCGAACGGACCTCAATTATACGCCGGCAAATGTCTCGCCGGCAATGATCGCACAAGTGCGAGCGTTGAAGATCGTGCCGCGGGTTTCGCGGATGGCGCGGGATGAAGGGGGCGATGCTGGTGCGTGAGGCAGGTTTGTTTTTCTACAGAAGCTAACGAAGCCGTCAGTCGGCCGTCAGCCGGTGATGGCTTGAGTGGGAGAAATTTAACCGAAAATCACGAAGGACGCTAAGCCTCTCCGGTGGTTGGTTTTTAAGGGAATGTTCACACCGCGGAAACGGATGTATTCGGTAGGGCGATTTCCCCGAAAGCGTCGAACGCGGTGGCATGCTTTTACCGCCGGTCGCTGAGGGCGAGTAACCGAGAGGCAGGACTGTTTTGGCTCACGGCACACTCGGAAGCGTCCGCGTGATGGTGAGGTGTTGGTGGGCGGGGGCAGGATAAATATTTAACTGCAGATAACACCGATCGAAGACCACGAAGCCACTCCACCGCGTGGTATTCTTCGCGCGCTTGGCGATCTTCTGTAGGAAAATCTCAACCTGATGGATCTGCAAATTTATGCGAAATCCGCGCTTGAGTTTCGTGGGCCACGCCGGTGTGTGTGATAGAGCCTTTTAGGCTCACGGAATACACGAAACCTGTAGGGTGATGCTGGAGCGGAAGGGACTGACAATTGCGGTTGCGGTCATTGGCGCGTGACGTGGTGCGCGGATGGCATGCGGCAGTTATGAAGGCGGGGGTTCGGACGTTGACCAAGGTCGGTGCATTCTGTTGTTGATCTGGTCGCCCCGACTCCGCTGGTGAAGTTGGATTACCCCGGCCTTTCGCGAACATATCCGATGCTTAAAAAATTCCGCCACGACCCCTACTTTCTGTTTAAATACAATGTGCTGAGCGTGGTGCTGCTGGCGCCGGTTTCGGTGGGGATATTCCTGACCTGGTCCTCGTGGGGAGAACATCCCTACGGGTGGGGGCTGTTGCTGTGCATCGCGCCACTTTGTTTGCCGAGCTTGTGGTCGATTCTGGGGAGTGCGGTCATTTTGGTGCCGGTGGCTTCCGCGCTGGGGTTGGTGGAGTTTTCAATGTCGAGTTGGTGGCTGATTCCGCTGGGCGCATTGGTGGGACTGCAGTCGGCGCATTTAATGCACAATGCGGCGCATCGTAATCTGAGACCGCTGTGGTTGAACCGGGTGGTGGGCGAGATTTGCGGATTGCAGCAGTTGATGGGCTACCCCCACTGGGCGGTGCCACACATCATTCACCATCAGTTTCCGGATGATCCGGAGAAGGATCCGCATCCGCCGGAGACGCTCGATTTTCTGTCATTCATGGGACAGATGGGGCAGTCGATGGGGCGGGTGGTGCAAAATAACTTTTTTGATTTGTGGGGCGGGCAGAAGGACGCCCAGGCGATATGGGATTGGACGCGGCGCACGTCGATGGCGTCGCGTTATGCCCGGGCCATGTTTCTGTTGGTGCTGTTGGGGCCGGAGGCGTTTGTGCTGGGCTACATGGTCTCAAAGATCGTGAACATGGTATGGTATGCGCATTTCAACTACGCGACGCACCGACCGGCGGGAAATGGCGAGACGAAGATTCTGAACTTGGATCACAATTTGTATTACCGGTTCATGAACGCGACAATGGCGGGAGCGTATTATCATAAAAACCACCATGCGCAGGCGTCGCTGGCTGACCCGCGCAAGCTGAACCCGATTCCGGCCGAACCGTTCATCTCTTACCGGGCTGAGGAAGTGGTGCCGGAGAGCGAAAAGCCGACCGGTTCCTGACTAGCCCGTGTTCGTTGGTCGGCCCGCTGGGGCGGAAAAACAGGTGGTTGAGGTGGAGTGATTTCATCCAAAGCACCGAGGGCGGTGGCGAGGCGGGATTGTTTTTACCGAAGATCGCGAAGGACGCGAAGCCACTCCTCGGCTTGGTTGCCTGGGCGATCTTCGCGATCTTTTGTAAAAAGATCTTAAGCTGATGGCTTTGCGATAATCTGCGAAATCTGCGGTTTAATTCCGTGATTCACTACGCCGCGGACGGCGTGGATGTTGTCCCATTGCGGGCGTTGAGATTTGGGGACACCAAAAACCCGCGTCGGTGAGGACGCGGGTGGTCAGGCGTAACTGGTATTATGATACATAACAGATCATGCGGCGAGGGGGTGGCGTTCCGTGCGCGGCGCGGTGACGGTGGTATCGGCGTAGGTGCAGGCTTTGCTGCCGTAGTCACCGAGGGCAATGGCGGCGATCGCGGTGCCGGTGGCGGCGGTGGAAACAATGGCGGCACTGAGGCCGAAAGCGAGGGCGGCAGGCGCGACGAGCGCGGCGATGAGGAGGGTGGCGGTGAGTTTCATTTTGGATGGCATTGAAGGGTTCGTTCTTAGGTGGTTCATGTTGTTGATTACACCGCCAACGTGGCGGAAGTTGCAGAATTCGATGGGTTTTTTAGGTGCAGTGGTTTTTGAGCTGGGATGAACGGTAGCGGTAGCAGATTTTAACCACGAATGGATGCGAAGGGCGTCACCTGCCGGTTGCGCACGGCGCGAGAAGATTAAAGACGTGGGATGTATTCGTGCGGGGAGTGTGGTTTGAGAACTGAAGCTGCGGTCGCGGTAGAAGGGGCCTTCGGTTTGGTGGACCGAAGACCTCGCGAGCACTGCGTTCACATAGGAGTGCCGCCCGTCCGCCGATAGGTGACAGGATTTCGAAAATTCTTTCGAAGGGGCTTGCCGTTGCTCGTCGAGTGATGGCGGCCCCGGGGTGTTATTGACCGCGGATTTCGCGAATGGCGCGTATCGTGGAGAGCCACGTCGCGGCGGGAGGTAGGTGGTTTGTTTTTCAGAAGATGGCGAAGGTCGCGAAGCCTCCCCGGTGACCGACCTGAATCACATGCGTTAGGACCTCACTTCTGCCTTCCTTGGTGACCTTCGTTTCCTTCTGTGAAAATAACAGGCCGGTGGATCGGTGTTAATCCGCGAAATCGGTGGTCAAACTCCGTCGTGCACTTCGGTGCGGAGCTTGGTGCGTGATGTTTTTTACAGAAGGTCGCGAAGGGCGCGAAGCTACTCCTCGGCTTGGTTTTCTGGGCGGACTTTGCGATCTTCTGTGAAAAGTCGTTGGGACGATGTACCTGCGAATCCTGTGGTTGAATTCCTTGATCCACTTCGGTGCGGACGACGGGTAAATCATCTCTCTGCGGGGTTGGCTTCCACTGGTCGGTCGGGTAGGCTTGGATCTGTGAGATCCGGTGTTTTCGGTGGGTAAGATCGGGTCTCGCTTCGGAAGGGGTGGGGTGAATCGTGGGAGGCGTTTATGTCGCGTTCGGGATTGTTGCTTTTGCTGATCATTTACTTGGGGTTCATCAGTCTGGGACTGCCGGACGGGACGTT is from Synoicihabitans lomoniglobus and encodes:
- a CDS encoding AAA family ATPase, which codes for MILHAIELHHVGRFRESVRLGPFAPGLNVLSAPNESGKSTSLHAAARALFDRHTTKGEELKSLQPVGTDLAPRIAVEFETAAGRFRIEKTFLQKPTSELRAWQSASWQLIAESDQADQRVQALLHSSLPGRGATKSEHWGFLGFLWARQGEPAVWPGFNDEGVGQNIRAQLVQLELDPVIERLRERLAATFGSILTATGQPRTGGPLRTAEDDLTRLDEELTQLHATRTKLEDALVRYQQAASGVTQLAKEHAERTAAAATLHESAQAAERLSAELKTHQHALLTAQEKLDTVAADATKLAHLRQLTAEAQTAITAAEHTAATATQKRTDLRARLDAMQTERPQRESALQTRRVELQRAQGLLRLRQHTETAAALARQIAKVEATAAELAELKARQAKLPDLTPAQLRKLEDLAEQTRTLTAQLQALGLTVELTPDRDALVAADGKSQNPDPKSQTEIPAGQTTTLRSPQTLDLHLADWGRIVIRSGAQETQNVAKELDTAHTALRNALEKAEVPTLDAAREAVTERRELDTQLKTLGATLASQLGEHDTLADLQDTAASAARRADAQAATLPPTAADHALSQADLEATEARLSAALPAEEKALTAFDREMERIRTEERTATQTEQTADKQLTEQRGSLRTHEAQTADLMGRYADGLDAAKTAAQIAFTQAEARVAAAKAQLPPDYDKLPERNKRAAVSLQQIANELQARRTERDQAKGTLETLGGQGLYSRETELEEKKVEATLRRDAARAQGWTTRIAHDLIEHRKQAATKAVLTPLEQRLTAAFAELSGDPTRQVFLNEQLQIAGIGRTREATHAFDQLSQGAKEQLLLCLRLAVAQELATDEPQVLILDDVLVNTDPVRQERILDVLGAQATHLQILILTCHPDRYRGVGQAVNFTI
- a CDS encoding ATP-dependent nuclease, yielding MRISKITVENFRSIRRVEIDASAFNVLVGRNNHGKTNLFDAIQWFYTGSGDLAELKNSAAREDDEISVELEFSGVQEGLGQITHADNQTKLRNVLGESDTMRVKRMGSKPKERLIYNPTKDEWKKQPCGTDGPFNNCIPRFEFVEATKNLRDVGNYKSTTPIGKMLGGVLAEILEAEEEYVKFREQFEKLFSSETSSIKQKLKDVSGQVCEHLKKQFPDCADVEFLVQEPAFDELLKNFRTEVDDGVTTTAEEKGDGMQRALMLAIIKTYADQRRDDALGRSFIFFIDEAELHLHPTAQRQLKQALLELADGHDQVFINTHSSVLLTDNYGQQSLFRVAKEAQGETQIGKIDSSPKKHEVIFELLGGSPADILLPANFLIVEGPSEVEFFKHVISRHYSHQVEIHVLAANGDDERQRQQVTAVEDLLATIDRRPIYREKLTILFDKPDTGKEQRFEDFKNGRLHANANDQLFVLPVHGLEDYYPAALRAATQLAHKVKLAEYMGRNITKENFENHMPIMFRALEHCWANAY
- a CDS encoding transposase, whose translation is MRTARIKVDAGEGVAVYHVMTRTVNGEHLLDDVAKEVLRKQLWQVADFCGVQVCTFALMSNHFHVLLRVPQKSEVTDAELLRRYAVLYPKPTKYQTAQLDVIRGQLVKDGPEAVTWRSRQVALMGDVSQFMKLLKQRFSVWFNRSHGRYGTLWAERFKSVLVEGKSGVMRTMAAYIDLNPVRAGLVEDPKDYRFCGYAEAVAGNATARRGLDLLFEGGTADNWRSTQSAYRQILFGTAAGPREHGHHIDSEAFERVVAQKGQLPLQAVLRCRVRHFTDGAVLGSKAFVAEQLNHYRRATGRRERTAPRDVPRVTDWGDLCTLRGLRKHPFG
- a CDS encoding T6SS phospholipase effector Tle1-like catalytic domain-containing protein translates to MSKNLVVCCDGTNNQFGSCNTNVVRLVQVLDRDPARQLVYYDPGLGTLPEPGFWTPVGKWFSKVIGLAFGVGLEGKVARAYMFLMRHYVPGDQIYLYGFSRGAYTVRVLAGVLHQFGLLPSGNENLVPYVMRYTSAVKGLDGKSAAKRSSYWKVAREFRRSFARTITQGQRESRTVKVRFMGLWDTVSSVGWVWEPSRFPHTTKNPGVEIVRHAVALDERRAFYRQNRWTDQPKPGQDVAEWWFPGAHSDVGGGHPEGEGGLWRAPWLWVLWESRRAGLRVRTKAVRQTLKRTPIPQPGWANRPHDSLTWRWWWAEVFPKLRWHATSRRNLPHVNLGRCRHLAAGTLLHASVLRRLRRTDLNYTPANVSPAMIAQVRALKIVPRVSRMARDEGGDAGA
- a CDS encoding fatty acid desaturase family protein, which produces MHSVVDLVAPTPLVKLDYPGLSRTYPMLKKFRHDPYFLFKYNVLSVVLLAPVSVGIFLTWSSWGEHPYGWGLLLCIAPLCLPSLWSILGSAVILVPVASALGLVEFSMSSWWLIPLGALVGLQSAHLMHNAAHRNLRPLWLNRVVGEICGLQQLMGYPHWAVPHIIHHQFPDDPEKDPHPPETLDFLSFMGQMGQSMGRVVQNNFFDLWGGQKDAQAIWDWTRRTSMASRYARAMFLLVLLGPEAFVLGYMVSKIVNMVWYAHFNYATHRPAGNGETKILNLDHNLYYRFMNATMAGAYYHKNHHAQASLADPRKLNPIPAEPFISYRAEEVVPESEKPTGS